In Ruania alkalisoli, the DNA window GGGCGTGCGCGGCCGCATTGGCCTTGACTCAAGGTGGGCAGGCGAGGGCACGATGCAGGGCACCACCGTGGTGGACTTGGTGCCCCGGCGCGCCCGGATCGGGGTGGCGAGATAGTCGCAGACGGCCGTGACGACGTCGGGGCGCCGGATCAGCGGCCACAGCAGCGGCAGCGCAGCCCGCCACAGCAGTGGCAGCGTGCCCGGGGTGGTCAGGCCCGACCAGTGCTCGGTGTGCACCCACGGTGCCTTCGGGCGCCACCACGCCATCGGCAGCAGGGCCGGGAAGGCCATGGTGTGGACGACGTCTGCGCCCTTGACGGCCGAGCGCAGCTGCCGCCCTGCCTGCAGGACCGACAACGGCGAGCGGGGGTTCATGGGGATGCGGCGCACACGGACGCCCTCATGCTCGACGGAAGCTGCGCCGTCGTGCTGGGCCTCGGGTATGAGGTGCACCACCTCGACCCGGGTGACCTCCGGGCGGGCGGCCAGGGCAGCCACGTCCCGGGCGACGAACGTGCCCATGGTGGGGGCGCCGTCGGTGGGGAACCAGGGGGTGACGGCGAGAACCTTCATGCCTGCTCTCCCCTGCCGATCGCCACCTGTTGTCTGCGCACCTGTCGAGTATGGCGCAGCCCGTCGTTTCGGTTCGACCTGGCCGGGGTGACGGCGACCACACGGCTTCGCGTGCCAGACTCGCCATGTGCGCATCGTGAGTGTGGTCGGGGCCAGGCCCCAGTTCGTCAAGCTCGCCCCCGTGGCCGCTGCGTGCCGGGCGGCCGGCGTAGAGCACGTGATCGTGCACACGGGGCAGCACTACGACGCACTGCTCTCGGACGTGTTCTTCAGCGCGCTGCACATCCCGGAACCAGACGTGCAACTAGGCATCGGCTCCGGGAGCCACGGAGAGCAGACCGGGGCGATGCTCGCGGCGCTGGAGCCGGTGCTGCGGTCGCAGGATCCGGACTGGGTGCTGGTGTACGGGGACACGAACTCGACGCTCGCCGCGGCGCTGGCGGCGGTGAAGCTGCACCTGCCGGTGGCGCACCTAGAGGCTGGGCTGCGCTCGTTCAACCGCCGCATGCCCGAGGAGCACAACCGGGTGCTGACCGATCATGCCGCTGATCTGCTGCTGGCGCCGACGCAGGTGGCCGCCTCACATCTGGCGCGCGAGGGGTTGGCCGAGCGGACCGTGGTGGTCGGGGACGTGATGACCGATGTGGTGCATCAGGTGGCGGGAGCCGTCTCTGGTGCGGACGTGCTGGAGCGGCTCGGGGTGCAGGCGGGCGGCTTCAGCGTGGCGACGCTGCACCGGGCGGAGAACACCGACGACGCTGGGCGGTTGGCGGCCATCGTGGACGGGCTGACGGCGGTGGATCATCCGGTGCTGCTGCTGGCGCATCCGCGGTTGCGGGCGAAGGCTGATGAGCACGGGGTTGTGCTGGGATCTGGTGGTGTCCGGGTGCTTGATCCGCTCGGCTACCCGGACCTGGTGGCGCTCGTCTCGCAGGCGCGCGGGGTGATCACCGACTCCGGTGGGCTACAGAAGGAAGCCTTCGAGCTGCGGGTGCCGTGCACGACAGTGCGGACGGAGACCGAGTGGGTGGAGACCGTGGAGCTGGGGTGGAATGTGCTGGTCGGTCCCGGGGAGATCGCGGCGGCCGCGACGCGGGCGCGGCCGGAGGATACCGATGCGGCGCCGTATGGGGATGGGCATGCGGCTCAGAGGGTGGTGGAGGTGCTGGCCGAGAGGGCGGGTCGCAGGGGCTGACTGCGGTCGGTCATCAGTGCGGTGCCCGCCTCGATGTCCAGTTCCAGCGGACTACCGCGATGACCAGCCAGGCCAGCAGCAGCGCCGGGACCACCCACCATAAGCCCGGCCACATGACGTAGACAACGATGGACAGCAGCCCTGCGACGAGGAACGCCACCCATCGACGCCAACCGGCAGGTTCCTCGTCGTGCGAGTGCACGACGTCGGCATCGACTGGGCGAGGACGTGGGAGGTCTCGTTGCTCGCCGCGTACCCGTGTCCCGCTCATCCCTGATGACGCTACCGGGGGCCGTCAGTCTGTGCTAGGTAGCGAGCAAGTGGGTGGCGGCGCTAGCGGAAGATGCCCTCGAGTGTCGAGGCGGTGAGGATGCGGTCGGTCCAGGTGTCGAGCTCGTCGGTGGTGGCGTGCTGGATACGGTCCTGGTGGTGTTCGGGGAGGGGGCCGAACTTCTGGGTGAGGAGGCGGGTGAGGGTCGCGGCCTGCGATTGGCGCCGGCCTTGTTGCACCCCTTGTTGGAGGCCTTCGCCCCGGCCTCGTTGGATGTACTGCTCGGCGGTGCTGGTCATGTAGGCCTCCCGTGCGGTGGGTCCGATGCGGGTGAACAACGCTTCGTAGTTTTCTGGTGGTGCGTCCCGACCAGGAGGACGTATCTCATGATAAGTCCGAACAGGCTCTCCTCGCCGGAATCATGAGGATCGCTGCGGTTGATGACGGCGGCCAGGTCGTCCGCGAACGCATCCAGGTCCACGTCCGGGCGAAGGCTGCTGGTGACACTCTTGAGTACCACTAGCGTTAGCCGGGCCTCCGCTGTCAACGGTTGTGCCCGCAACTCGTTGATGTCAATCGCGGCGAGGTCTTCGAGGAGGAACTCCAACCGGGGCAGATACGGGGCCATCGCTGCGGCAGTGCCTGGTTCGAGGTCGAGGATGTCGGTCAAGCCGGTCGGTGCCGACCACGGCCGGTCAGGGCGGGCCGGGTTGTGATGAACCACCACCGGGAGAACTGTCGATAGCCGGGTCGCACCGGGGTGCTGGTCAAGGTGACGACGCCAAATCCGCACCGCGTACTCCAACAACCGGAACGGCATCAGCGGATCGGGGCTCGACTGGTGCGCGATCAGGGGCCCGTCGGCGCGAGGGTCTTCCGCGACTGGCTACTCAGGGTGGTCAGCGTGATCATTGGGCATCCACACGCCGGAGGAACCAGCACCCTTCAGCCGCTGAACGAGTACTGGGGGGGGTGCATCGACACAACCCGCGCGACGCGTACTTGCGCGAGAGCCGGGCCGGGCTGCTGATACGGGCATCCGCGCGGGTCTACGCGGTTGGCCACGGTCACCACTTGACCACCCGCAACCGCCTAACCCGGGCCCGGGTCGAAAGATCGGCCCCTGGAGGCGGGTTCGGTGCCCGGCGGGAGTGCGCAGGGACGGGCCGGTCCGTCCGCGCGGTCAGACTGGGCCAGTCCCCCGCTCCAGCGCCCGCACCGCCTCCACCCAGCCGCCCGACCTGCGCTCCGCGGCCACCTGCGGCGCTAGCGCGTGCGAAGCCGCCTTCCACTCGGCCACCCGCTGCGGATCGAGACCGTCCAGCGCCCGGGTGAGGGACGCCGTCGTGAAATCCTCGGTGACCTCCCCCAGCCCGTGCTCGCGCACCAGGGCAGCCATCTCCGGCGAGGGGCCCACGATGATGCCGAGCCGCGCCTGCACGAAGTCGAAGAACTTGTTCGGCAGCGTCCACCGGTAGTTGAACGTCAGCGGCGGCAGCACGAACACGCCGATGTCGTAGGCCGTCAGGGTCGGCACCAGGTCGGCATAGGGCACCGGATCCAGCACCCGTACACGCACCCCATCCGCCCTCTCCTTCAATTCCGCCAGATACGCCGGGTCGTTCGGCATCAGATACAGGTCCAGCGTCACGTCCGTGCTGGTGACGGCGACCGCGTCGATCATCAGCTCCAGCGTGCGATTGCGCCGCGCGTTGCCCGAGTGCACCAGCCGGATTGGCGCTCCCACCGGACCGGGCTCGGCCTCATGGAAGGCCGTGGCGTTCTCCACCACACCCACCTCGATACCGAACTCGCGCCGATACTCCGCCGCCAGCCCCTGCCCCACCGTGGTCACCGACGCCGCCCGCGCCACGAACCGGCGCACGATCCACCGGTAGTACGGCGCCACGAACAGCCGCCACCGCCACGACTCCTCGTTCTCCCGCGGGGCGTACTCATGCAGGTCCACATGCACGCCGCGCCGCGGCTGGAGCCCGAACGCCAGCGGCACGGTGTCGGCGTCATTGGCCACCACCACGTCCGCCTCCCCGACCGGCAGCGTGGCGCGCAGATGCGCGATGACGGCGTTCCTCGCCTGCACGCGGGAGTACCGGCGCAGGATGAGACTCAGGCGGTCCTTGTGCCAGGCCACCAGCTCCGCAGGGATCTCATAGTGGGCCACTGCCTCGGCCGGGGCCGGCCCGTAACCGACCGTGGTCACCTCGTGCTCGGCCGCCAGCACCCGCACCTGCTTGAGCACGCGCGCATCCTCGGTGATGGTCGAGAATGAGAGCACCCAGACCTTCACGTCCGGACTCCAGCGAGCACCCGCTCGTACTCGCCCAGCAGCACCCGTGCTTCACCCTCCCAGGTGAGCTCGCGCGCCGCCGCCTGCGCGGCCTCGCGGAACGGCTCCGGATCGGCCAGCACCCGCTCGATCGCTGCGGCCAGATCCTCGGCACCCCCGGTCACGCTGAACACCGCCCCCACCCCGTGCTCGGTCACCACCGTCTTGGTGTCGGGCAGGTCGGCGGCCACGATCGGCAGCCCCGCGTGAATCGACTCGAACAACTTGTTCGGCAGCGAGAACTCGTAGCTCAGGCAGGTGGGGCGCACGTACACCACCGACACGTCCGCATCCGCGAGCGCCGTGGCCACCTCGTGCGAGGCTACCGCTCCCACCAGGTGCACCCGGTCGCTCACGCCCGCTTCCGCTGCCCGACGGCGCACCACGGCCAGGTAGTCCTCCTCGCCATAGCCCAGCAGCACCAGGTGCACGTGGACCGGTAGGTGCGCCAGGGCGTCGATCGTCTCCTCGATGCCGCGGCTGGTGGTGATGCGCCCGCCGTAGGCGATCACCTGGTCGGTGGCGGCCAGGCCGGCACGTTCGCGCAGCACCCCGGTCGCCGGGTCGGGCACGGGGGCCGCGGGCGGGATGTTGCGGACCAACTGGGGGCGGCGCCGGAGGCGGTACGTGCGGTGCAGCCAGGTGGCGATGCTCGGGGAGACGGTGATCACCGCAGCGGCACGGCGGATGCCGAGGCGTTCGAGCAGGTGCTCCACATGCGGGGCCACCGGCCGGGGGCGCACGTTGCGCCTGCGCCACAGCTCGTGGGCGTCGTAGACGATCGCGGCGCCGGTGTGCCGGGCGATGCGCATGGCCGGGGCAAGGGTGTTGCCATCGTTGGCGTGGATGACATCCGGGTGGAAGGCGACGCCGTCCGAGATCGCGGCCCGCCAGTAGATCGCCAGGCTGACGGTGCGGTAGGTGCGCAGCCACACATCCAGCAGCGCGCCAACGGGTTTCGCGGCGACGGCCGGCGCCGGAGTCCCGGTCGGTTCCGTGGGAGGGGATGTGGGGTGCGTTGATGTCGTGGAGGTAGCCGGTTCCTCGGCCCCCGCGACCCGCCGTAGCCGGGCCAGCACCCATCGGTAGGCGTCAGCCAGCCACGGTGCCGAGCGCGCCAGCTGGAACTCCGGCAGTCGCACGATCTGCACCCCGTTCGGGAGCGTCTCACTGCCCTCGGGGTAGCCGGCCCGCTCCCTCGCGACCGCGAGGATGCGCACCTCGCACCCCGCTTCGCGCAGCGTGGCGGCGGTCTTCAGCACCCGGGTGTCGGCATGGGCGTCGTTGTAGACGAGGATCGCCACCCGCGGGATGTGCCCGTCCTTGGTCCGCAACTGTGCCTCTCGCAAGGCACCGCCGAGGGCGTCCTCGAGCTGGCCGGGGTCGGAGTCGCCGTCGGGGATCTGCTCGGGCGGGACGGTCTCGGGATCGGTCACGCTGGTCCGTTCTCGTTGCTGGACTCGTCGGCATAGGGCTGGTCAACACTGGGTTCATCGACGCCGGGCTCATCGACGCTCGGCTCGTCAACACCGGGCTCGTCGACATTGGGCTCCTCGACGAGCCCTGCCAGCGCCGCCTGCTGGGCGAAGTCCGGTTCAGCGGCCACCACCTGCTGGAAGGTCCCGTGCGCCACCAGTTCGCCATCGCGCATGAAGCACACCGTGTCGCTGTGACGGATCGTGGCCAATCGGTGCGCCACCACCACGATCGTCACCTCGCCGGCCAGATCGTTGATCGCGGTGGTCACGGCCGCCTCGGTGGAGGTGTCCAACGCGGAGGTGGCCTCATCCATCACCAGCACCAGCGGGTCGGTGTACAGCGCCCGGGCGATCCCCAGCCGCTGGCGCTGCCCACCCGAGAGCGCCAGGCCCCGCTCCCCCACCCGGGCATGAATACCGCCCTCACGGGCCTCGATCACATCCAGCAGCTGCGCCCGCTCCAGCGCGCGGCGCACCCGAGCCTCGTCCACCTGGCCGGCATCCCACGTCAGCGCCACGTTCTGCGCCACCGTGGAGTCGAACAAGGACACCTCCTGCGGCACGTAGCCCACCCGGGAGCGCCAGTCGGCGAGCACCTCGGTCATCGGTACGTCCCCCACCAGCAGGCGGCCCGACGTCGGCTGCAGCAGACCCAACAGCAGGTCCACCAGGGTCGACTTGCCCGAACCGGAGGCGCCCACCAGCGCGAGCGAACGCCCGAACGGCAGGTCGAAAGACACCTCGTGCACGGCGTCGACGTCACTGCTGGGATAGCGGAAGGAGACGTCCCGGACGGCGAGCGAGCGGGCGCCGTCGGGAATCTTCCGGCCATCGGCCGGCGGTGCGGCCTCGCGCCGGGTGGTAGCCGCCCGGATCTCGGTGAGCACCTGCTGGGCGAACGGCATCGAGGCGCCCGTCTGGGCCATGATCGACTGGAACCTCGTGAGGGAGGGCACGATCCGGAAGCCGGCGACGGCGAACAGCGCCACCGCGCTCAGGGCACCTTGCACGGCCGCGTCAGGTCCGCCGTCGGCGTTCTGCAGGTAGCCCACGCCGGCGCCCAGGGCGAGGCCACCGATGAGGCCCGCCTCGAGGACATAGCGGGGGACGACGCCGAGGAAGGACATGTTCGCGCGGGCGCGGGAGGAGATGAGGCGTTCGGCGCGCACCACCTCCGCCACCTCCGGGCCCTTGCCGCGCAGGGTGATCTCCTTCAGCGAGTGCACCATCTCACTGACCAGGCGCACCGAGCGGGTGGAGTGCTCCCGGTTGCGGCGTCCCGCGGCGACGGCCTTGCGCAACACCCACAGGTACAGCACCGCGCCGATGAGGCCGAAGTAGGCAATCGCCACCAGCGCCATCACCGGCTGGGCCACCAGCAGCACGCCGAGCACTGCGATGAACGTGACAAGCTCCCCGGAAAGCATCGCCGCCGGGATGAGCACCCCGGTCACGGTGGTGGCCACGCCGACGTCGGTGGCGCGCACGAGGTCGGTGGAGTTGCGGCCGAGGCGGTCGGTCCAGGGGGCGTCGAAGAAGGAGTCGAGCAGCTGGGCGCCGAGCTCCTGCTCGAACCGGGCGAAGCGGCGGGTGGCCAGCCACTGAAGGGTGATCGCCAGGACGCTCTTGGTCACGATCAGCACGCCAACCGCGCCGAGCAGCCACGGCAGCTGATCGTTGGCGAGGGTGAGGCCGACCACCGGGACGGTGATGTCGGTACCGGAGAGCAGCGGGGTGAGGGTGAGGGCGAGCAGACCGAGTGCCGCGACGTCCAGGATCGCCAGGGCCGAGGAGGCGATCGCGAAGGCGATGATGAAGCGGGTGCTGCCCGCGGGAAGCACAGCGAGCAGCTCGCGCACGGTGCGCCACAACACGCCCATCGGTGATCACCTCCCTCTCGCCGGACTGGACCCGAGCCTAATCGGCTGGGAGGTTCAGGGCGTGCAGGTACCGCATCCGCCGCCGGGCGAGCACCGGGCGGCGATCTCCGGTGCCCAGTGCTGGTGACGGCCCGCTCGCGGGCCGATCTTTCGACCCCTTCTCGGGTTTGACCCGGAGTTTCGGGCCCCTGGAGCACGGCTGTCTCGCGGCTCCTGGGAGCGCGGCCCGGCCAACGCTGGTGGTGCTCAAGACCATCACCAGCAGCCTTCACCCGGACGTGGACCTGGCCGCCTTCGCGGACGACCTGGCCGCCGCCATCAACCGCAGCGATCCCCATGATTCCGGCGAAGAGAGCCTGTTCGGACTTATCATGAGATACGTCCTCCTGGTCGGGGACGCACCACCAGAAGACTACGAAGCGTTGTTCACCCGCCTCGGACCCGCCGCACAGGAGGCCTACATGAGCACCACCTACGACCAGATCATCCAACGAGGCCGGGGCGAAGGCCTGCAACAAGGCCGGCGCCAATCGCAAGCCGAGACACTCGCGCGCCTCCTCACCCAGAAGTTCGGCCCCCTCCCCGAACACCACCAGGATCGTATCCAGCACGCCACCACCGACGAGCTCGACACCTGGACCGACCGCATCCTCACCGCCTCGACGCTCGAGGACGTCTTCCGCTAACCGGCGGCGAGCACATCCCGGCACGCTCCGGTTCCCCGTACGTCGCGGCGCCACGGCCTGTCTACGATGTGCTGACGGCCGGACGGAGGGTGGCATGGGACACGAGCAGGACAAGCAGCACATGCAGATCGGCGCGGTGGCTGAGCGCACCGGATTGTCCCTGCGCACCATCCGGTACTACGAAGAAGTAGGACTGGTCACGCCATCGGCCCGGACCAGCGGCGGCTTCCGGCTCTACACCGAGGCCGACGTGGCCCGGCTCCGGGTGGCGATGGGGATGAAGCCGCTCGGGTTCAGCCTCGAGGAGATGCGCGAACTGATGGAGGCCAGGGACGCCGTCGGGGATCAGGGCGTAGCCGACGGCGAGCGTGCGGCGGCCCGCGAACGACTCGCCTCCTTCCAGGCCGATGCGGAGCAGCGGTGCGCGACGATGCGACGGCGGCTGAACAATGCGGAGGCGTTCGCGCAGACGCTGCAGGCCGAGCTGGACGCAACCGGACCTGCCTGATCGCAGCGGGCCCGAGCACCGTCGGGCCCGAATCCGTCCGGAACCCGAGACGGATGTGCAACTCTCCCCCAACGTGAGGGTATGCTGCTGTGCGGCGCGATCGGATGTCCTCTGCCCGCCCATCCCCGCCCAGACCTAGTTTCGTGCGCAGCGTCGCGTGCACCGTACCTGTCCGAGGTACTGGCGCAGGCCGGTGCCACGGGGCCATGCCCCGCGACCCTCTGAAGGAATGCTGCGTGTCGAACGAAGCCCCAGCCCACATCCCTGATCCCGCGCCGAAACCGCAGCCCGTCGCGGGTCCACCGGAAGCGGACGAGTCCTACTCGGTCCTCGCCACCCTGAAATCGCCGCGGCGGTTGCGCGTCGAGGTGCTCGCCGGCCTCGTGGTGGCCCTGGCACTGATCCCCGAGGCGATCTCCTTCTCCATCCTCGCCGGAGTCGACCCGCGGCTGGGCCTGTTCGCCTCGTTCACGATGGCCGTCACGATCGCCTTCGTCGGTGGCCGCCCAGCCATGATCAGCGCCGCGACCGGCGCCGTCGCGCTCGTCATCGCGCCGGTCGTTCGTGATCATGGCATCGACTACTTCATCGCCACGGTCATCCTCGCTGGCGTCCTGCAGGTGATCTTCGGGGTGCTCGGCGTAGCCAAGCTGATGCGGTTCATCCCACGGATGGTGATGGTCGGCTTCGTCAACGCCCTCGCGATCCTGATCTTCATGGCCCAGCTGGAGCACCTCATCGGGGTGCCGTGGGCCGTGTACCCGCTGGTCGCCGTCGGGGTGGCGATCATCGTGCTACTGCCGCGCTGGACGAAGGTGGTGCCCGCGCCGCTGGTGGCGATCGTGCTGATCACCGCCGCCGTGGTGCTCGCCGCGATCAACGTGCCGACCGTGGGCGACCAGGGCGATCTGCCGGAGTCCCTGCCCGAGCTGTTCTTCCCCGACGTGCCGCTCACCCTGGAGACCCTGCAGATCATCGCTCCGTACGCCGTCGCCATGGCGCTCGTCGGCATCCTGGAGTCGCTGATGACCGCCAAGCTGGTCGACGACATCACCGACACCCACTCCAACAAGACCCGTGAGACCTGGGGTCAGGGTGTGGCGAACATCGTCACCGGCTTCTTCGGCGGCATGGGCGGTTGCGCGATGATCGGCCAGACGATGATCAACGTGAAGGCCTCCGGCGCCCGCACCCGCATCTCCACCTTCCTCGCCGGTGTGTTCCTGCTGATCCTGGTGGTGGCACTCGGCGACATCGTGGCGATCATCCCGATGGCGGCCCTGGTGGCCGTGATGATCATGGTCTCCGTGGGCACTTTCGACTGGCACTCCATCAAGCCGAACACCCTCAAGCGGCTGCCCAAGACCGAGATCACCGTGATGGTCGCCACCGTGATCGTGACGGTCTGGACCCACAACCTCGCCTACGGCGTGCTCGCCGGCGTAGTGATCGCGGTGATCCTCGTGGCTCATCGGGTGGCGCACTTCACCACCGTGACCCGCCTGGATGCCAGCGATGAGGACGATACTCGCGTCTACGCCGTGACCGGTGAACTCTTCTTCGCCTCCTCGAACGACCTGTACTACCAGTTCGACTACACCGGCGATCCGACGAACATCGTGATCGACATGTCCAATGCGCACATCTGGGACGCCTCCTCGGTGGCTGCTCTCGATGCGATCACCACGAAGTACGAGGCCCGCGGGAAGAACGTGCGGATCGTCGGGATGAACGAGGACAGCGCGCGCCGGCACGAGTTGCTCGCCGGGCACCTCGGTGGGGATCACTGAGCTGGGCTGAGTCGTTCCCGGTCACGCCGTTCCCCGCGGCGCGCTGACCCGGGCGACACAGATGCGTGGACCGCGGCAGCATCGTGCCGCGGTCCACGCATCTGTGTCGGCTCGGTCAGCCCCGCGAGGTCACGGCGCTCAACACCGCATCGGCCGCCCGCTCCCCCACTGCTGCCAGCGACCGGTGCTCCCGTACCCACGCCACGAGGCGGTCACCTTCGGACTCGGCTGCGGTCTCTGCGACCGACTCATCGGCGGCCCGCAGGGCAGCGATCATCGCCTCGGCCACCTCACCGGCGTCGTGATCGGTGACCCAGCCCAGGCACTCACTCTCCACCAGCCGCGCCGCAGGGCTCGTGACCGGTCCGGCGAAGATCACCGGAGTCCCGCACGCGAGCGCCGCGAACATCTTCGTCGGCATCGCGAAGTCGTACCCGATCCCCGGGCGCAGGCTCACCAGCGCCGCACTCGCCCGCCGCTGCCATACCGCTGACTCGGCGGCACTGACCGGGTCATGCAGCGTGATCGCCCCCTCGGGGAGCCCGGCGGCCAGCATGCTCAGCCGATCCCACGAGCTGCCCTGCCCGAGGAACACCACCTGCGCATCCGGGAACTCCTCCAGCACGCGGGGCATCGCCTCGGCGAACACCTCCGCCCCCTGCCACTCCGAGGCCGTCCCCGCGTACAGCAGGAACGGGCCATCGGGGATCTCGGATGCCCGTTGGAATCCCCTTTCGCCACGGGAATCCCGCTCCGGGTAGCCAGAGCGGGATTCGCATGACGCAACGGGATTCGAACGCGTGGGGCGGGCGGACGGGGTTGCGTCGGCGGAGGGGTTGGCACCGGTGGGCGAACTGGCATCGGTGGGGAGGGTGGCATCGGCAGGCGGACTGGCATCGGCAGGCGACGCCTCCCCCGGCGTGAACACGTCCGTATCCACCCCATTGCCCACCGTCACCACCTGCCGGGCGCCCAGCTCGCGCACCCGCTCGGTGACGCCCTCATTCACCGACAGCACCACCGCCGCCCCGCGCAGCACCCACGACTCCAGCGCCCGCACCAGACGCACCACCACTTTCGGCGCACCGGTCGAGGCGGACGCGTCGGACCACACATCCGCCGCGTAGTACACATACGAACGCCCCCGCAGCGCCGCGATCACCCGCACCACCGCCCCGGTGGTCGGCGGCGGCTCCACCACGTACACATCGGGCCGCGACCCGCGCAGCAGCCGCCACAGCAGCGGCACATCGAAGCTCAGGTACGGCAGGTATCCGCGCACATAGCCCGAGGGGTCGCGGAGAACCGGCGCCCGCCGTACCCGGGCCGGGATGGCCGGGGCGGCTCCGGTGCCACCGCGCGCATCCCACGCACCACTTTCCCCAGGCCGCGCACCACTCCCACCCGACGCACCATCCTCGGCCGGACGTACCAACCCGAGCGAGCCTGCGCCGTCGGGGGCCTCAGCGGTGACCACCTCCACCCGTGCACCCGCACCGGCCAGGGCGCGCACCAGGGCACCGAGGCGGAACGTGGCCGCAGAGGGCTCAGGGGCGAAGATCCGCGAGACCAGCATCACGCGGTGCCTGGTCGGCGCCGTCACCGCAGCGCCCTCACAGCTGCACCGTCTCCCCCGTCCGGGCGGAGGTGAGCACCGCCTCGGCCACGGCCACCGTGTTCAGCCCCTGTGCCATCGTCACCACGTCGGCGGGCTTGCCGAGCACCGCATCCCGGAACGCCTCGTGTTCGGTGCGCAACGGTTCCGGCTTGTCGATCGCATACCGGATCACATCCCCCTCGGAGACGCCCCGGAACTGCGCCACATCGTCCCAGCGGGTCTGGATGAGCCCGTTCGCGTGGAACGTGAGATCGGCGAGCAGTGTGTCCGCCACGAACGCCCCCTTCTCCCCCGTCACCACGGTCACGCGTTCCTTCATCGGGGAGAGCCAGTTCACCAAGTGGTTGGTCACCAGACCGCCGCTGAGCATGCCGGTCACGGCCACCAGATCCTCGTGCTCGCGCCCGGACTTGAACGCCGTGCGCGCGGACACGGACCGGTACTCCTGCTGCGCGACCCAGGCGGTGAGGTCGATGTCGTGCGTACCGAGGTCCTTGACCACACCGACGTCGGCGATCCGCGCGGGGAAGGGCCCCTGGCGGCGGGTGGCGATCTGGTAGACATCCCCCAGTTCGCCATTCTCCAACCGCGCGCGCAGCGACTGCAGCGCCGGGTTGTACCGCTCGATGTGCCCGACCGCGCCCACCAGCCCGGCGGACTCGAAGGCCTCCGCCAGCCGGCGCGCCCCGGCGGTGTCGGTGGCGAGCGGCTTCTCGATCAGCGCATGCACACCGGCCTCAGCCAGGGCCAGCCCGGTCTCGGTGTGGAAGCGGGTGGGCACGGCCACCATCGCGTAGTCGATACCCGCCTCGACCAGGGCGTGCACATCGGGCAGGACGGGCAGGTCACCGGCCACCCCATGCGGGTCGCCGCCCGGATCGGCCACGGCCACCAGGTCCACGCCGTCGAGCTGACGCAGCACCCGCGCGTGGTGGCGCCCCATCATGCCCAGGCCGATCAGGCCCGCTCGCAGGTTCGTCATGCCCCACCTCCGACGGCGCTGGTGACGCCGGCGATGATCCGCTCCAGATCCGCGTCGGTCAGGCTGGGATGCACCGGCAGCGAGATCACCTCGCGGGCCGCGCGTTCGGTGACCGGCAGGTCCAGATCCGGCGCGTAGGGGGCCAGCGAAGGCAGCCGGTGGTTCGGGATCGGGTAGTAGACCCCGCACCCCACACCCTGCTCCCGCAGGCGATTCACGACGGCGTCCCTCGCCTCGGCGGAGGCACCGTCCAGCCGGATCGTGTACTGGTGGTAGACGTGCGTGGCGCCGGGCTTGACGGTGGGCGTCACCACCCCGGGGATACCGGCGAGCCCCTCGGTCAGGGCGGCCGCGTTCGCCTGCCGGGTGGCGGTCCAGCCGGCGAGCTGGGCCAGCTGGACCCGACCGATGGCGGCGTGCACATCGGTCATGCGGGCGTTGAAGCCGACGAGCTCGTTCTCGTACGGGCGATCCATCCCCTGGGTG includes these proteins:
- a CDS encoding glycosyltransferase, with product MKVLAVTPWFPTDGAPTMGTFVARDVAALAARPEVTRVEVVHLIPEAQHDGAASVEHEGVRVRRIPMNPRSPLSVLQAGRQLRSAVKGADVVHTMAFPALLPMAWWRPKAPWVHTEHWSGLTTPGTLPLLWRAALPLLWPLIRRPDVVTAVCDYLATPIRARRGTKSTTVVPCIVPSPAHLESRPMRPRTPTRLVAVGGLVERKDPLLAVDTVAELQRRGHPARLTWVGDGPLREKVARRASKRGVEHLVRLPGSQDADGVRSALADADLFFLPTRADNFCVSAAEALVEGRPVVVGATGGQGEYIDARVGSLVHEQDAGAYADAVIDVEHRTLHLNASDVAATVADRFSADQVTDGYLEAYQRARR
- the wecB gene encoding non-hydrolyzing UDP-N-acetylglucosamine 2-epimerase encodes the protein MRIVSVVGARPQFVKLAPVAAACRAAGVEHVIVHTGQHYDALLSDVFFSALHIPEPDVQLGIGSGSHGEQTGAMLAALEPVLRSQDPDWVLVYGDTNSTLAAALAAVKLHLPVAHLEAGLRSFNRRMPEEHNRVLTDHAADLLLAPTQVAASHLAREGLAERTVVVGDVMTDVVHQVAGAVSGADVLERLGVQAGGFSVATLHRAENTDDAGRLAAIVDGLTAVDHPVLLLAHPRLRAKADEHGVVLGSGGVRVLDPLGYPDLVALVSQARGVITDSGGLQKEAFELRVPCTTVRTETEWVETVELGWNVLVGPGEIAAAATRARPEDTDAAPYGDGHAAQRVVEVLAERAGRRG
- a CDS encoding DUF4351 domain-containing protein encodes the protein MTSTAEQYIQRGRGEGLQQGVQQGRRQSQAATLTRLLTQKFGPLPEHHQDRIQHATTDELDTWTDRILTASTLEGIFR
- a CDS encoding Rpn family recombination-promoting nuclease/putative transposase, which codes for MIAHQSSPDPLMPFRLLEYAVRIWRRHLDQHPGATRLSTVLPVVVHHNPARPDRPWSAPTGLTDILDLEPGTAAAMAPYLPRLEFLLEDLAAIDINELRAQPLTAEARLTLVVLKSVTSSLRPDVDLDAFADDLAAVINRSDPHDSGEESLFGLIMRYVLLVGTHHQKTTKRCSPASDPPHGRPT
- a CDS encoding glycosyltransferase is translated as MKVWVLSFSTITEDARVLKQVRVLAAEHEVTTVGYGPAPAEAVAHYEIPAELVAWHKDRLSLILRRYSRVQARNAVIAHLRATLPVGEADVVVANDADTVPLAFGLQPRRGVHVDLHEYAPRENEESWRWRLFVAPYYRWIVRRFVARAASVTTVGQGLAAEYRREFGIEVGVVENATAFHEAEPGPVGAPIRLVHSGNARRNRTLELMIDAVAVTSTDVTLDLYLMPNDPAYLAELKERADGVRVRVLDPVPYADLVPTLTAYDIGVFVLPPLTFNYRWTLPNKFFDFVQARLGIIVGPSPEMAALVREHGLGEVTEDFTTASLTRALDGLDPQRVAEWKAASHALAPQVAAERRSGGWVEAVRALERGTGPV
- a CDS encoding glycosyltransferase; translation: MTDPETVPPEQIPDGDSDPGQLEDALGGALREAQLRTKDGHIPRVAILVYNDAHADTRVLKTAATLREAGCEVRILAVARERAGYPEGSETLPNGVQIVRLPEFQLARSAPWLADAYRWVLARLRRVAGAEEPATSTTSTHPTSPPTEPTGTPAPAVAAKPVGALLDVWLRTYRTVSLAIYWRAAISDGVAFHPDVIHANDGNTLAPAMRIARHTGAAIVYDAHELWRRRNVRPRPVAPHVEHLLERLGIRRAAAVITVSPSIATWLHRTYRLRRRPQLVRNIPPAAPVPDPATGVLRERAGLAATDQVIAYGGRITTSRGIEETIDALAHLPVHVHLVLLGYGEEDYLAVVRRRAAEAGVSDRVHLVGAVASHEVATALADADVSVVYVRPTCLSYEFSLPNKLFESIHAGLPIVAADLPDTKTVVTEHGVGAVFSVTGGAEDLAAAIERVLADPEPFREAAQAAARELTWEGEARVLLGEYERVLAGVRT